Part of the Photobacterium sp. DA100 genome is shown below.
TCAAGGTTTTCATCAAAGGCTACCAGTCCGAGCGGGTGGCGTTTACCGCCAAGCGATTGCTCAAACGCCTGGAGCGCCAGACGGGTGTGCCGATGCTCAATCCATATGTCGATAGCGAAGACAAAGCGACACTGGTGATTGATATCCAGCAGGCGCCGAAAACAGCAGTTCAAACGGTTGAGGCGGACGAGTCCTATACCCTGACGGCCGACAACGGCAAGATTGTGTTGGCCTCTGAGCGCCCTTACGGCGCTATCCGAGGTATCGAGACCCTGCTTCAGTTGGTTGAAACCGACAGCACGGGCTATTTTGTGCCGGAAGTGACGATTGAAGATGCGCCGCGTTTCCCGTGGCGTGGTGTGTCCTACGATACCTCGCGTCACTTTGTTGAAATTGATGTGATTAAGCGCCAGCTCGATGCGATGGCATCAGCCAAGATGAACATTTTCCACTGGCATATCTGGGATGATCAGGCGATCCGTATTCAGTTGGACAGCTATCCGAAGCTATGGCAGATGACGTCTGACGGTGACTACTACACCAAAGATGAAATCCGTGGTGTGGTCGACTATGCCCGCAACCTCGGTATTCGGGTGATACCGGAAATTTCATTGCCGGGACACGCCTCAGCGGTGGCTCACGCCTATCCAGAGCTGATGTCTGGCGGCGAAGGACAAAGCTACCCGCACCAGCGCGAGTGGGGGGTCTTTGTCCCACTGATGGATCCGACTAACCCTGAGCTGTACACCTTCTTGGGTAAAGTGTTTGACGAGGTAGTTGAGCTCTTCCCGGATGAGTATTTCCACATTGGTGGTGATGAGCCCAATTACTCCCAGTGGACAGAAAACGAGGACATCCAGGCCTATATCAAAGAGAAAGGCCTAGACGGTAACCACGGTCTGCAATCTTACCTCAATGCCCGCGTTGAGAAGATGCTTGATGAGCGTGGTAAGAAGATGATTGGCTGGGATGAAATCTGGCATAAAGATCTGCCGACATCGATTGTGATCCAGAGTTGGCGTGGCCATGACAGTATTGGCCGTGCGGCCCAGGAAGGCTACCAGGGGATCCTATCTACGGGCTACTACCTTGATCAGCCACAGCCAACCAGCTACCACTACCGCAACGACCCGATGCCAACCGGTATCACGGTTGACGACAACCTGCATGATGGGGAAAAGTTTGCTACCTACGAGTGGGAAAAACCACGTACTAAGGGGGGCCCGCGTAAAGGCCTGATCACTATCATTGAAGACAAGGACGGTAACTTCCGCGCCTTTACCGACTATAACGGCAAGTCACGTGAAGAGGTGTACATCCTTGAGTATGTACCGGGCAAAGTGTTCCGTGGTCACTTCGACAACTTCATGTCGTACACCGAATTCAACTTGGTTTTCGCTGGCACTGAGCTGGCTGA
Proteins encoded:
- a CDS encoding family 20 glycosylhydrolase encodes the protein MKKTILSALVAGSMLSSAAYAAAPNTDLNLMPYPHSVELREGKVEIDGDFKVFIKGYQSERVAFTAKRLLKRLERQTGVPMLNPYVDSEDKATLVIDIQQAPKTAVQTVEADESYTLTADNGKIVLASERPYGAIRGIETLLQLVETDSTGYFVPEVTIEDAPRFPWRGVSYDTSRHFVEIDVIKRQLDAMASAKMNIFHWHIWDDQAIRIQLDSYPKLWQMTSDGDYYTKDEIRGVVDYARNLGIRVIPEISLPGHASAVAHAYPELMSGGEGQSYPHQREWGVFVPLMDPTNPELYTFLGKVFDEVVELFPDEYFHIGGDEPNYSQWTENEDIQAYIKEKGLDGNHGLQSYLNARVEKMLDERGKKMIGWDEIWHKDLPTSIVIQSWRGHDSIGRAAQEGYQGILSTGYYLDQPQPTSYHYRNDPMPTGITVDDNLHDGEKFATYEWEKPRTKGGPRKGLITIIEDKDGNFRAFTDYNGKSREEVYILEYVPGKVFRGHFDNFMSYTEFNLVFAGTELAETSYQLIGNVRWPTTGKLIAGTAIEGSVIPEPNGGYPAELTEEQQKLILGGEITAWAENYDSLTVENRLWPRSYAIAERFWSPAELTDEDSMYKRMAAIDHWSEISVGLQHHNKAMMMYKRLANGKDVQPLVALAEYTEPAQYYARNWEKWIQTPNHGDLYNQYERLNRFVDALPVESHAVYEMEKLVGEYADGNNDALAELKAHYAKVLNAAQAAKPILAANVASVDSVVIAEKTIAVAEIGLAVVAKLEQGETLSTTERNAYLVTLSDTARIYDEAIVAIVKPTENLVVMKK